CAAATCCCACGCCGAGTTCCAGTAGAAAATCTCGAATATGGATAACGAGGGCATTCTCCAAATCTCGTTCTTGGGCATCTTTACTTAAAGATAAGAACTCTAAGTGGTAAGGGTCTTTCAGGAGACTGTTAGCGAGATCAGATTGTGGTTTGGGGAGTATTTGCTCGAAATTAGTTGTGGCGCTTCCCAATCGACGCTGCAGTTCGCTTTCAATTTGAAGAACGAGAATATCCCGACTCCAGCCATTCTGAATCGCTTGCTCAGCGTACCAGAGTCGCTCTTCCGTAGATTTCAACTTCTCCAGCAGTGCGATATTGTGCCGCCAAGGCAATTTTGCAACGCAGCGTTGCAAAATTGCTTCATCAGAATAGGCTTCTGCAAAAGACTTCATATATCGAATGTTACGCGCCGAAAATCCTTTCATTTCAGGAAATTCTCGCTTCAAGTCTAGGGCCAGTCGCTCTACAACTTTAGCGCCCCACCCCTGTTCTTGTTCTTTGGCTAGAATCTCCCGACCAATATGCCAATAAAGTGATATGAGCT
The sequence above is a segment of the Trichocoleus sp. FACHB-46 genome. Coding sequences within it:
- a CDS encoding PDDEXK nuclease domain-containing protein translates to MPKNFLSSSEDYSDFLNALKERIRHSQIQAALAVNQELISLYWHIGREILAKEQEQGWGAKVVERLALDLKREFPEMKGFSARNIRYMKSFAEAYSDEAILQRCVAKLPWRHNIALLEKLKSTEERLWYAEQAIQNGWSRDILVLQIESELQRRLGSATTNFEQILPKPQSDLANSLLKDPYHLEFLSLSKDAQERDLENALVIHIRDFLLELGVGFAFVGSQFPVEVDGREYRIDLLFYHLRLRCYVVVELKIGDFQPSFGSQVNFYISAIDDLIRHPDDQPTIGLILCTSKSKTVVEYTLRNLSTPIGVATHRLTKEIEESLPSVEQLEMELETLTSEVSAGDEETQK